One Cucumis melo cultivar AY chromosome 8, USDA_Cmelo_AY_1.0, whole genome shotgun sequence genomic window, aaaagcCTTTTATTCTAAATCTTGGTGTCATCTCGAGTCAATCTCGACAAGAACAACACGAATTCATTATGGTACTTGGTCCAGGAGCATCGGGTTGCCACGAGATAAGGATTTTATATGCATTCTATGATGTATCTCAGACCAATCTCGGGCGAAATCGTCCTCGGGATTACCCCACAAAATGCATGTGGAATGCAATAAATCTCAAAACTCATTCAAAAACTCTCGAGccaatttcatcaattttggACGCGATTCTTCATCTACACGAGCCCAAATTGATGAAATTGTCGAGATTCATCAAAGAAAACCACTTGCATTAACTTAAAATCTAGTTCTACATCTAACTACGTATTTTTTCATCCACCTCAGGTTTCACAAAAAACACTAACAAAACCTAATCCAACACTAAACTATGGAAACCATTCAAAGTAAATCACCTTCACAGATTTAAGCTTGATGATGACTTCATGAAATTTCGGGTAAAAATCTGTCAAATCTCTTCAATCTTGGGAGCAAACACATTTGTTTCGGCCAAAATGAGTATAGAGTTTAGGGTTTACGAATATCAAACATTTGGATTTCCAAGGGTATTTTGGCCAATTGAGAatgccttttattttgaaatttaaaaacaaaactcaCGATCTCGACACCAAGTTCAGCCGAGCTGTACCAAGAAATTATGTTGAAACGAATTTTTAAAATGTGGGAAGAATCTTAGTTTCAAGGTTGGTTGAAATTGGTCGAGAAAAACAAATTTACGAATTTTTTTAAGGGATGCTATTTCTCAAATGTAAAATCAAAAATGTACTACTCCTcaaaatttctcaaaattcTAGGTGTTGTGAACTAAACCAAAAATGTATATCCAATCAAATGAAATGGACTACTGACCTTCAAAAATATATAGTCATTAAACAATTTCCAAACTGAAATGGACTACCGACCTTGTTTCATATCTTTTAAAGTCCttttttatgattatttttattattgttatttatgaAGCACCTAATTCATGAGGACCATATCGTTAATTAGATTGACCTATTTGGTGTTCATTTGGTgtgtaattttcttttctttcccttCTCTCTATTGACTAGAATAACTAATCCATTAATTCTATACCAAAATTGAGTGTATACCAACATTATTAGTTTATATGAAATTTGAGTGTATACCTACCTTTTAGTTTTAGATTCCTTTGGAAATATGGCAAAAATCAAGTCTTCTCTTAGTATCATACATCCAATCAaatcaaacttttatttttcaaatctctcattctttttccatttttcttttttttttccaaaaaatttacaaataaagTTTGGTAGTGATTGACAAGTTTCGTTGTCTAAATTCGTATGAAATAATTTAAACCGAATCAGACACCAATAGCTAGTTTTAGTGGCAAGTTTGAATTGAACACAAGGATCACAAATAATCTCTCTAGTAAACAGTTTTTAACTCCGAGGGTAACCGATGGGGGTTTTGAACGAAGAGTAAATTTGTACAAAATTCAATAATTAAAGAAATCTTAGCTTAGGTTAAACAAGTTCAATTTCTTCAAAGCATTTGCTCATGAAATTTTCATCCATAAATGGAATTTATTGTCTATGTCTAACCAATTCAATTAGAAATGCTAACTAAAGCGTCCTAAAAGTTGAACTAACCTAATTCGAACTCATGAAAAGCATGCCAAGTCGAATCAACCTAATTGCATCAAGATTTTAGAAAAAGTTAGGGTGAATAATTAACTTCCTATGCGCCTAATTTAATTATTCCGATGGACCATTCAAAGTTGATTAGAACAATGAGCACAAAAATTGCTAGCAAGTTAATCTAACTCAACGCTTCATGCAATTGTCATGCAACCAACAAGAAAATTACGTAACAATTAAAGCTATCAACCTATAATCCATAAGCGTCAATTATATGAGTTATAATCAttcaaaacaaaattgaaactaGATAATACAATTATTTAGTTCAAATCCTCGCAAATGccacaaaataaaatgaaacCTTAAGAAGAATCCAAGTTAGAAATTGTATTTTAGCCTCTGATCATCCACACATACTAAACGATGAAGGATGTTTGAGTACCTAAACATAACTGAAAAAAAGGGGAAAGTTGGAGAGAAATCATGTTTTAGTTGGTTCGGATGGAAGCTAAAATGACCTAGGTGGCagaaatcaaatatataaaagtGTGACAACACTGAGAAATTTTTGCACGAACAAATATATCGAAGTGTCGCGGCACTGTGTGCATTTCACAAACGGTAAGGCTGCTTCCTCATAGCATCGTAAGGCACTGTAATGCTGCAAGGCAGAGCCCAAATTTGGCCTCTTCATGCTCCTTGTCTCCCAGTTGATGCTTATTGACTTCGTCTTCCCTCAATTAAGCTCCAATTTGACATAAATATCAAATACCACTCTTGATTAGCTTACGATCAATAAAGTAGCAAAATAGAaacttaaaatcataaaatgaTTTTGAATTAAGCGAGATTAGATAACACATTTTCGGTactaacaaaaaagaaatatctactatattaaaaaagaaaaagttatgtAGGGAGAATATTTTATATGAATTCTCATATTTCCCTTCGTCCAGTGATTATTATTTTTCGAGTGTTGCTCTTCATCAAGTATAGTGATTTTTCGAGTGTAGGTGTATTTATTTGAAAGAAGTTAACATGACTTTTAGAGTTTGATTGATGTCAACTACTCTTTGAGATAGAATGATGCATCTATTTATGGAGGATTTCCTAGGATGCATTGATTATTCCAATGTGTATTAGATCTATgtgtaaaagaaaaacaaaataaataatcggacaaaactacttaaaaaataataaataaccTTATCAGATCTAAAACTTAAAAGAgaaaatgcaaatgaaagtagTAATTAATAAGGTGAAACAATACATTGTTCTGTGAAACTTcgtaatatatataattatttacgcttttgaaaaatcaagtgtgtgatttttttttttttttgtcatttaacGATTCTTTATCTTAAAtagttcttttttaattattctagAAAACACCAAAAAATATTGCAtcacataaaagaaaaataacgtGTTTCATAACTAGTGGAAATAAAATTGGTAATTTGTTATTTAATTAGTGGAAATGATAAAATGTAAATCTTAATTGCTATGATTTGGTTTCTTTGGTTTTATTTCAATTTATGCATATTTTTTGCGTAGGTATTTTGGTCCATTTGATATTTTCCAGAATTTTTCCACCATCGTCAAATGTGAAGAAGGTGGATAAACTATGGAAAACATCATATTTTGAACGTCATTTGCCTAATTTCAAAACAATTTTGTCATTCTCCAAAAGAAAACTATTTCACTCGACAATCCTATTATTAATCATCATAATATAAAAACACGTAACAAGTGAAAGTGATACACCAtcataataaaaaatgaaaacctAGAGAATCAATATCTCTTTCTCATTAAAaactattttccttttttttttacacttttTTTGGACACTTATAAAGTAAGATGCACAATAATGAACAAGTGGGGTTTGCAAAAGTTGCAAAACTAGCAACTTTGCTTTGTACACAAGttactttaaaaaagaaagaaagaaagaaaaaaaaaaaagaaaaagaaaaacctgCAGATTTTGCTTCTTATGCTTATCAACATGGTAAAAACCTGAAAATGCAAGCTGATCAACGAAGGAAGTTCTTTTTTGGGTCAGCTTTTAGAAGGCAACCTACTTCTCTGGGTGATACCCTTCATTAAGAGAAGCTTGAATGAACTCCTCGAATTCAGCTTCCATGGTACGGAGTTCTTCATTCGCATCGAGATCGAACGCTTCTGGAAGGAATTCAGCAATGTCATTGCTGAAATCATCTTCACCTTCACCATCGATGTAGAAGTCGCTCTCTTCCTGGTGTTGGCTCAGCCAGTAATCACGGTACCATGTCGAGGTTGTCACCAGTTGCCACCATTGTGGGGAGAAATCCTCCACCTGGTATGCGGCTGGGATGAAAAGCGGGGCGTTCGGGTTTAGCTTTGAACTTCCTTCAACAGATGCTAGAGCCATTGTTTTGGAATGTGGTTATACAACTGATCTACGGACCTTTTGAACAACAAACAAAATCAACTATCAACAAAATATAGAACATGGAGCTACAACAAACTTCAACAAATGAGAAAAGTAGAGCAATCAATTTCATTCTGTTCATAAAACTTGCTAAGATTGTACTAGCTTAGACCCAGTTTGATAATGATTTGGTTCTCAAAATCATTCATAAAAGATTCGATTCACAGGATTCTAAAGAATAAATTACTTTAATCTTCAAAACTTTGTGTTTGTAAgcttaaaaacaaaaactacaCGAATAAGTATTAAGAACAAATCCGATTCCAGTCATCCAGATCAATCAATTCAAAACCTAAGTGCATTCTTCTTCTGATCCAAATTAGGATTAGACCATATCGAAATCACCAAATTTACATGATGAAACCCTAGTACAAAAACGAAACAATAACAAGATTCCGGATCGACAGATCAGAAATCCCGATCAACAAAAGAGAACGCGAAATTGAAACTCCAATCTAGATAAATCGAATCAAAttttcatacaaaaaaatgaagaaattcCCCTGTCCGCAAAGATTCCAAACCCGGCTCCAGAAATCAGATCGCAAAGAAACAACGAAGAACAAGTAGATTTAAACATTCTTCAACGAATCAAAACCACACAGATCGCAGATCAAGAAATCAAAGGAAACCACAACCcgatccaataaaaaaaaagaaaaagaaaaaaaaaaaaaaaaccccgtAGATTCACAATCACAAACATCACCGCCATACTCTCCGCATCTAAAGCAACACCAAACGCACAGATCTAATCCGAAAATTTCCTTTCAATTTCATCAACATCATCATCCTATTCCTCCGGTATTCTCGAGATCGAAACAGAAAACGAAAAACAAGAGACGAAATTCAACGGAATTAGAGAAGAAAAATTTACCAGATCGGAGAGACCCAGTTGGAAAAAACAGTGAGAAATTTGGAAGTCTTATCCTTTTCGTGAGAGAAACAATTTCAACAAAGTCCACAAATGGGATAAAGGAAATTGAAGTAGAGAAGCCATTTTTATAGGCGGAGAAAAACAGATTTTGTATCCAAATGAGGCGCGTGGAGTCAGATACAAAGCGCGTGGTCGTTGTTGGTTGACTTCGACCAATCCTTATCATAAGGGAATTGGAACATGCCACGTTCCTACCTGAAAAATCATTGGCCTTTGTTCGTTTCTAATTTACTATTTTGCCCCTTTTTcattgttgtttttctttttcttttttgaattttGTGGGTGGGAAACAAAAACGTGtttcttttattgttatttatttatggtttactttttttttcttttacttcaatttttcaactttttaatttaatttttttttaactttttttagttcaattaaaGTGGGAAATTCAAACCACAAATGTCGCGAGAAATTGTAGTGGTTGGATTTTTATTTTACAAAACTAGCCCCTCTTTAAAAGTCATTCAAACAATATTCAATCGATTGTTATTGGCATTCTTGTTGCACCTCGGTGGGATTACTAAGATGTCTTACCCGACGGGGCCAGGATATCATTCCCTATCTCCCTTTCCACTTCTCATTTCGATGTATTCACGAGGATCGGGTTTTCCACCgaaatttttccttttaaaaaatgttgattaatttaaataattaattaagaaaaattctaattaaataattaaatccaCTAAATTGTTTGCTACGGTTAATTTTATATGACAATTGAATTTAAGGATAAattagtcaaattttgacttaaaaattaataaactttaattagaaaaaattaaacaaatcaAATTATTCTCATATATCTtatcaaaaaaaattattcgcatatataatctaaatttaaatattgaatTTAAACATAATATGTGAGACCCCGACTGCGTCATGAAGTAACACATTGAGATTTCACGTGACAAGACTAGTTATGCGATGAGACCATGTGTGATGAGACTTGGCGACTGGTGCATTATGAAGCAACTACATGTCGCGTTCTATGATGAGAATGGGCTACGCAATGAAATTTTTACGCGACATGAAGTGACTACACGAGGAATTGTTAAGTGACTAGAGCCTACTTCATCGAGAAACAGTGATGTGACCCTGATGTCAATAGGTCGGCGATCGATTTGGCATTGTCATCCAATCCAAATTCAGAGTAAGGAATGGATAGGATATGTGGCATCCTGGGATTTGACCTATTGCTAATGTCAATAGGTCGGCAATTGATTTGGCATTGTCATCCAATCCAAGTTCAGAATAAGGAATGGACAAGGATATATGGCATCCTGGGATTTGACCGATTCTCATTATCGGCTTCAGTAACAAATGTAGTTTTGTTGTTCTTTTTTATgactgaagaaattgaaaatgttCTGTTCGTGTTATGAGAAGTCTTTTTTGGAAATGAATTCATCAGTTTTCGTAAGTGCTGAAGTTGGTGTTACGCAACACATTGTTATCATTCGTTAGTTTCAACAGTTGAaccacaaaagaaattctttttagacaaaagggggagtttgttgaagattttgtctaaaatgGGAATATATTTGACTAAATATCCTTgattaattaaaagataagatatatctttgattaatgaattaattaaaagatgatATATTCAAGAGATAAAAGATTTcccattattttaggaatcttgttaattatctttaaaagaaaagaagatttatacatataatatatatgcaTAAATAGGTTGGTATATTGAGGATTTCGGTGtgcgaaaaagaaaaaaagtagaaaatatTCTTTTATGGAGAAGGTTTTGTTTGTGAAGAACTGCTTGCTGACTCTCAGAACAAAAAGGTATAATGATCTTATGACTGTAAAATCATCTTGTTGATCTAACTTGATATTGTTGATGAGTAATAAAAAGGACGAGACAGTGGTTTGCGTGGTCACAGTAATCTTTagaattatataaatatatcatcaaagacattcactcatgcattcagAGGAAGCCTGAAGTCAGACCTCATTGAGGAGAgttactcatgcattcagggggagcctaaaGTCGGAAGCCGATACACATGTTatatagtcatatagttgaacagagtacagatgttgtatcgatgtatattgactaaagtgaatcttaataaaattacacaTCAGGGCTGTACGCAGCTTCCCAGATGTTCTTGTGTTATTCTTTACggctgtccctctagctattacaactgttattagctttagtattaactaaaagtttaattgattatcttaGTGTTTTTTCAGATTTGAAAAAATTTCTAGAATCTATGTTAATTTCTACTGAGATGCACTGTAATGCCCGAAACATTCCCAAACCATTAATTGTTTCGAGCATTCTCGGTACATCTTGGTGAAGATTAACCGAGATTGTAATTTTTTCAAATAATCTCGAATCTTATATAGTTtcaatttattcttttaaatcaaattattttaaaaacataagAATGATATATAATAGTTGGTCAGTAAccaaatttgttttttctttttaaatatatatataaatttggaaaattttgagaaaatagtTGGAATCCCCCTATAATTTCTACCTAGATGCATTAGGACCCAAAACAATGGATAAGTTCaaagttttttaattttttataatattctCGGTGGTCGATCTTATTCAAGATGGATCAAAAAATGTTTGAACAATTGTTTAGGAAGGATGCTAGTTTTGTATAATGAAAATCCAACCATTGACAATTTTTCAATTTGGTGTTATGTTAATTGAGTTATacttgattttatttaattgataaTGATAACACAAGGAAAGCGTCAACAACAATAAATCAAATGAACCTTCAGTTAACCAAAAGAGAATGCGCCTAGTTCAGATAAAGAAGTTAACAAAATAAACACACAAgattgttaacccagttcgataaCATAGCATCTACGTCTGGGGGGTCCTTGGCCCAAAGCTAGGGCttttattaatttgatttaGATCATAACAACAATTTTATGATCTTTAGTTAATTTGATTTAGATCATAACAACAATTTTATGATCTTTAGTACAAAGATACAGTCAATTTAATGCTCAATACTGTAAGTGATGCTAATAACAAATTAACCTAGATcacttaaaataaattaaataagatATACTTTTCCTCTTTCAGTATTTCTTCTAGCTTGATAATTCAGAGAGTATTTGGAAATTCCCCCCCCCCCTTAATTAAACGTCTTTTAACAATTCACGAACACAATGCGAACATTGCACACATCTGTTTCTTCAATCAAGATATACAAAACAACCAACTGTTTTTCTAAGCAGACTTACAcagttcttttcttttctcagaAGTTTGCTATGAACTATAACATTGAGATGCGTGAGTGTTGTACTGCCTTTGTTTCAATTCGGATGTATATAGGCGAGAACACTATGCATACTTTGAAAGAATAAAATCTTTGTCATATAAAATATTTccttaacaaaattatttttactAAATAAAATAATCTTTTTGTAAGAGAATCTCGTAAGAAAAACTTtcttaaattgacaaaataatattttctctTTTAGGTTTGTtgtgaaaatttgaaataatgcCCTAATCATATAATTGAGCTTAGgttgatattttatatttttttttattatggtTGATATTTTAATTTGGTATTTATGACTCGTTTTacccatttgaaaattttaattattttcttttatgttttagtCAATCTTAAATTATAATATAGTTATTTAACAATAATAAGGACATTTTTGGAATTATGTTCTAAAGGAATTATTTATATACTCCAAGTCAAATAGCAAGTAAAGGAAAGTTTCAATATCATAATGGTAAAGAGAAAATCAAATTGAAACTTTAAAATTGACCCattgaaataaaattatattctaacCTATAAATTGAAGTTTCAAAATCATATGaagcaaaattttaatttacttaatatatttttattaagaaaatcgTGCTTAATCTCCTTAATCTTTTAGAAGCTAATAGTTTAGTCCTCAATCCTAGTTTTTATCAATTTGCTTTCTATATGTTTAAAAGTCCATcgtaatttagtttttatattttcaaattttgtaactTAATCCTTTCTGTGaactatcttattaaaattaaGTATTAATGATAAGACATAATGGCTGTATTTTATGTGTAgttgaaattttcattaaatcttaattacttttttttgcTACCAAGATTAAATGATGGTAGAATGGTTTAATTGTTGCATGCTAAAGTTATTATTTAGttctatatatatttctttttttctcatgccatgattttcaatttttttatgtaatgaattgaattttgaagtattggtcaaatttttaaaataatgctTTTTAAAAGCAAGGATTTGTTTTCTAAATCCACGTTTGataatcaatttatttttttatttatgtttttttcaaTAAGTAAGCTTATAAATACTATTTTTATTCAcaaattttttcatttaaaaatgGAAGTAATTTCCAAAagaatttgttttaaaaaagattatttttattttaaaaaaatatcttttgtttttaaaatttgattagAAATCAAAGTGTCCTTTTgataaaaaagaatgaaaaggatttggaagaaagatgatagattTTAAGAAGCAGAAAACTAAAACCGAAATTATCATCCAATGAAGCAAACCAATtggatttttgtttgttttaaagaaatagattttgatttctgtgatttttttaaaaattaagcctCTAAATAATACTTTTCAACCATGCTTGTAAACACTTATTTCTCAAGCTTTTCAATgctttgttatttattttgatatCCTATTTCTATcacttaatttctttttttcttttacctatttttaagaatgatttaaaaaattaagtcaaaatttgaaaacaacgagaaatgattttttaaattttattcttgattttgatatctaCATATGAACTCAACAATTTTACTTTTAGAAAAATGTAAATTATTataagaaataaagaaatatatgtttaatttttaaaagtagaagacaacaaataaaatagttatcaaatagATATAATCAACGTTGTTACAACTAAACCgatataaattaaagaagatTTAGGGAAAAAGAATAGATGGTTTTTTAACCTCATATTTTACGTTTGGTTTAGGTCGGCAGGAAGAATCGTTGTTGTCGTCCAACGATGTCTTTGCAACTTCCAGGCAACTGTGTCCTCTTCTCCTCACACATTACACATATCAAAATTGCTTTCACACGTCCATAGTTGTACTCCATAGTGGACTCTACCTTTGTTTTAATGTCTCCTCAAAAAACATCTTTTTTCACAATTATTTAAtcacaattatatatatatatatatatatatatatatatatatatatatatatataactcataACCCGAGGTTAATATACCATCAGAGCATAAGCAAAAGCTAGgaaattaaaagaagaagaagaaaaccatatacataaaaataaaaataaaaacaaaaaaaagaaagaaaaatacaagatgctcattaaataatacaaaCTAATCTTTACTTccacaactcaagatattcaaatacatctTTAGGACAAAACTGATTGAATTTTGCAAATACAAACTTCAGTAGATATGTTCAATTTCCACGGGAAGGTCCCACCCTAAACGGAATGAGGATTCTCCAATTAGAGAGAAAATGAGGAAAAAATTCACGGAAAGGAGAAGGGAGAATGTATTTCTTGTCCTTACCTCCAACCTGGCCTCGTTTCCCGTTTTAGTTGCAATTAACTTCTTTTACTTTttagtataattatttaatgtTATGTTGCTGTTATTATTAgtatacatattaaatttatattttattaatcaaGTATGTttgaattaaatatttaaatttatattatagtttatttttatttctttctgtTAAAAGGGTTGATTagtttctctaaaaaaaatgtcagattattttttagaataaattttgagtaatttatctttaaattcaaaatttctcATAAAACTAATCATAACAAACAATTTAGTGATAtagttaattatttaattaaaatttgctCACATTAgtaatttaaattattgttttttaaaataatggaAAAAAATTCCTTGTAAAGAATCTCTACCTCGATCTCCACGGTAATTCTAAAGAATGTCATAGGGGGTAGGGACGAGGACCCGGGCAATGACATCCCCAGTCTCGCCCGTTTCTTGGACATTTTTAGCCTCAAGTAATTACCAAAACACCCAAAATAAgtatacaaaataaaaacaaaacaaaacaaaaagagtCCCTCAAACAACACAACTCGACGATGGTAGTCATGGGCACAAAAATAACATTGATCGACCAAAAATTGCGTAAGTTTTCAATTAAACCAAATAATTGTTCCTTTTCTCACATCAATTCTGTAGTATATATTAACCTAGTAACAGGTTGAACCATTGAGAACCaattgatttttctttaataacCTCTAGTTGCAAGGTAACCAATAGGGGGATTGCTGAATTAGAACAGATTAATTAAGAGTAATTGAAGTAAAATGCAAGAACACAAATCTAAAGATGGTGGTGATGATATTTATCGATGAAACAAAACACCTAGTCCTAGATTTATTTTGATTCACTTTTAATTAACATTCAATTATTGATTCGTCATTCATATTGTATCCTTAGCAAACTGTAAACAATTTTTTAGTCGATCACGTCTAAAGAAGCTAGAGTGGCATTCTACGATTCGAATCAATTTTTATGTTTAGATGAAGCATCTTATATAAGCATGCAAATCAATAAGCGTTAAGATATGGGGCAAGAACTAAGTCatcaaacaattttgaattgCCTAATTGAATGTTCGATATGAATTCAATCATAAGCTAATTAGACAAATATCATTATATTGGAATAGCCTAATCAATGAACAATTCTAACTTAACCTTCATTATCATGCAATCTTTGCCTAACAATTATGGGTTAGGATTAGGCCTAGATTAAACATAAAGTGCTAAGTATTCCCAAATATCAATCTAAAAAATAAGCCAAGGCATGAATTTAATTGTCAAATAGTTTCCAAAAGATAAATATTCAAAATCTCAAGAATGTCAATCAAAAGATAAATCTAAAATCCCGAGCTAGATAGAAATACCTTAGCCTCGATACTTCTTCAAAAgcataaaaaataatcaaagagAGTCTTCAAATCTGATACGAATCAAGAAATCAGAGCTGAATCAAATGAAAAAGTTGAAGAGATGCAATACTTGGAAGTTGAAAAGTTATTTGGACAACCCAAAtgtcataaaattaaatgtttaaGGAATTATGTGTTTATTTAATGTAATGTGTTTTCATTTATTATAATAGCTGAAAGggcataaaattaaatgttgtgACTTTTCATTTTGTTCTTGTGATAGAATTGGGATGGATGATATTTAAAAATCTAAAATGTAGAATTTTGTTCTTGTGTGTTCTTGTAATAGAATGCATGAATATTTGGAGCATTCAAGTAAGGATTGATCCTTCTTGCTTGTGGAGTGTTTTGAAGATCGAGGGTTGATGGGAGTTTCTAACTTT contains:
- the LOC103491162 gene encoding protein EARLY RESPONSIVE TO DEHYDRATION 15, encoding MALASVEGSSKLNPNAPLFIPAAYQVEDFSPQWWQLVTTSTWYRDYWLSQHQEESDFYIDGEGEDDFSNDIAEFLPEAFDLDANEELRTMEAEFEEFIQASLNEGYHPEK